The genomic window TATTCCGGCTGGTTAGCAGTATTGATCAATGGGCAACAACAGGGAATCTTTCAGTCCTTTAGAGGGGTTTCTGCAAGGGGACCCATTATCCCTTACTTTGTTTATTCTAGCTGCAGAGGTTCTTTCTAGAAATCTCAATGCTCTAAATCAAGTTCCTCAGTTCAAAGGTTATGGGATGCCTAAATGGAGTCCTAAGGTGCACCATCTTGCTTATGTAGATGATATGATCATCATTTCCTTAGCAGATGTGTTTTCTCTACAGCTTGTTATGGAGGTTTGGAAGAAATGTGAGATCACATCAGGGCAAATGATCAACAGGGAGAAAAGTGCAGTGTAAATGCACAAAAAAGTGCCTGGGGACGTGAGCATCACTGTAGAAATTATCACAAGGATTGGTAGAAAAGGTTTTCCTTTCATCTACTTAGGTTGTCCTATATACCAAAGTaggagaaagaaagattttttcaCACATATTCTGATGAAAATAATGAATAGGAGACAGAGTTAGAACGGGAAACTGTTATCTTTTGGGGGTAGAGCTATTCTTATTAAATATATGTTTCAAAGTATGTCAATTCATCTTTTATCTGCAGTTAATCCCCCTATTGGTGTAATCAGGCAAATGCATAAAATGTTTGCCCAATTATTTTGGAGCAACACAATAGGAGGGAAAAGTAGGCACTGGGCTTCTTGGAATTATCTTTGTTTACCATTAATGGAAAGAGGGATGGGATTCAGATCACTACATGATGTATCTGTAGCTTTGTTCTGTAAATTATGGTGGAATCTCAGGACTAAACCGTCATTACGGAGTGCCTTCATTGTTAATAAGTATTGCAGGAAAGAAAATCCCTTGACTGTTCAGTGGAGATATGGATCTCAAACTTGGAAGAATTTTTTACAAGCTAGAGATTTAATAGAGCATCAAATTTGGAGGCAAATAGGTATGGGAAATGCATAattctggtttgataattggacaggcATGGGTGCTTTGTATTATTCTATTGAAGGATATGATGAGAATATTCAAAATGTATCAGATGTGGTGGAGGATGGGAAGTGGAACATGGATAAATTGAATAATTTGTTACCTGAGGATATTGTGCAACATATTGACACCACTATCAAACCTCCAAGGGCAGAAAAAGGAATGCATAGGCCATGGTGGATATTGAATAATAAGGGAGATTTCACAGTCAAGTCAGCTTGGGAGTATATCAGATTGAGTGGGCAGAATATGGATGTGTATAAGCATATCTGGATTAAAGGACTGGTTTTCATGATAACTTTTTTTCTATGGAGATGTTGGAAATATAATGTTCCTTTGGATGATGTTTTGAACAAGATGCATTATAATATGGCATCCAAATGCTGGTGTTGTTCCAACCCAAAGGAGGAAACAATTCAACATTTCTTTGCTATATCTTATGCAGCTAACAAGATTTGGGCCTACTTTTCTTTAATTGCAGGAATGAACATCGAGGAATTATCTTTACAACAAAGAATTATAGAGTGGTAGACTGCCCCAGTCAAAAGAAGAGGGAAGATGATTTACAAAGCTATTCCAGCTATCATTATCTGGGAATTATGGAAGAGAAGGAATGCCATTAAGCATATAGGGAAAAGTCAATTGAGAGAGTTATATATCTAGTTTTTGCAACTATCCAAAGATTAGTAATGGTCAGGAATTCATCAATTACTCAGGTGCCACACAGATGGGAAGAATTGATAAGGATGCGGGAGGAAGGAACTAATAGGCTAAAGATTATAAAAGTGGTATGGAAGTTTCCACCATCAGGGTGGTTGTTGTGCAATACAGATGGGGCCTCTAGGGGAAATCCAGGTAGGAGTGCTTATGGTTTTTGTTTGAGGAACATAGATGGGAACTTGATATATGCTCAAGCTGCAGATATAGGCATTACTACGAACACAAATGCTGAGGTGATGGCAATTGTAGAAGCTATGAGATATTGTAGGAATGAAGGGCTTGACAACATCATAGTCCAAACTGACTCAGAAATGATATATAAAATTTTAGAAGAGGGTTGGAAACCACTATGGGGAATTTTTAACTGGATTGAAGAGATTTTGGAGATAAAAAATGCTATGACTGTTTCTTTCAGTCATATTTTAAGAGAGGGAATAAATTGGTAGATGCCTTGGCTAAACAGGCCTTAGAAAGCCTCTTTGCAGTGTCACAATTTTCAGGAATTGCCATCAATGTGTAGGAAGATTCTCAATAGTGATAAGACCAAGATTCCTTATTTGAGAATAAGGACTACAAGATAATGGAGGAAATGGAGGAATTGCGGGGGTGCTGGTTGGAAATTTGGAGAAAGGACAAGGGAAGGAAGCCTATCATCATGTTTAAATCCATTTGGAGGAGAACATGGTGGTATTTTTTACTAACTTTGTGTATTTTTTTGCAGGTATCTAATCTATGTAACTCAGAAGATACAATGATCAAAATGCAGAACAAAATCATCAAGGAACAAGTAGAAGACACATACATTCAAACTTTGGGCATAAACATCAAGGAAAACACAGAAAcaacatttatactcaaattctCAGTTATAACTTTGAACAAATAGATTGGATAGATGTTTTATTTCTGGTATTAGCATCATATGGTGCTCATTCAAATAGAC from Lycium barbarum isolate Lr01 unplaced genomic scaffold, ASM1917538v2 unchr_scaffold_36, whole genome shotgun sequence includes these protein-coding regions:
- the LOC132625704 gene encoding uncharacterized protein LOC132625704, which codes for MVRNSSITQVPHRWEELIRMREEGTNRLKIIKVVWKFPPSGWLLCNTDGASRGNPGRSAYGFCLRNIDGNLIYAQAADIGITTNTNAEVMAIVEAMRYCRNEGLDNIIVQTDSEMIYKILEEGWKPLWGIFNWIEEILEIKNAMTVSFSHILREGINWYLIYVTQKIQ